One window from the genome of Clupea harengus chromosome 19, Ch_v2.0.2, whole genome shotgun sequence encodes:
- the LOC105890390 gene encoding ras-related GTP-binding protein C, which translates to MSIQYEEPMGSYGGESLKDFDYGVDEPDIEDNSPSSDSKPRILLMGLRRSGKSSIQKVVFHKMSPNETLFLESTNKIYKDDISDSSFVNFQIWDFPGQVDFFDPTFDYEMIFRGTGALIFVIDAQDDYVEALGRLHLTVSRAFRVNPDINFEVFIHKVDGLSDDHKIETQRDVHQRANDDLADASLEKLHLSFYLTSIYDHSIFEAFSKVVQKLIPQLPTLENLLNIFISNSGIEKAFLFDVVSKIYIATDSSPVDMQSYELCCDMIDVVIDVSCIYGLREDGSGSAYDKESLAIIKLNNTTVLYLKEVTRFLALVCILREESFERKGLIDYNFHCFRKAIQEVFEVGNSVQRSGFLDASPPISSLASLKAGTLNGTPRNVV; encoded by the exons ATGTCGATTCAGTATGAGGAGCCCATGGGAAGCTATGGTGGAGAATCTTTGAAAGACTTTGACTACGGGGTGGACGAACCCGACATCGAGGATAATTCACCTTCCTCTGATAGCAAACCAAGAATATTGTTGATGGGCTTACGACGGAGCGGAAAATCATCTATTCAGAAG GTGGTTTTTCATAAGATGTCGCCCAACGAGACCCTGTTCTTGGAGAGCACCAACAAAATTTACAAGGATGACATATCGGACAGCTCCTTTGTAAATTTCCAGATCTGGGACTTTCCTGGTCAAGTGGACTTTTTTGACCCTACCTTTGATTATGAGATGATCTTCAGGGGAACTGGGGCCTTGATCTTTGTGATAGATGCGCAG GATGACTATGTGGAGGCCCTAGGCAGGCTGCATCTGACGGTGTCACGAGCCTTCAGGGTGAACCCGGACATCAACTTTGAGGTGTTCATCCATAAAGTGGACGGCTTGTCTGACGACCACAAGATCGAGACCCAGAGAGACGTCCACCAGAGAGCCAACGACGACCTGGCGGACGCCAGTCTAGAGAAGCTTCACCTCAG tttttatcTGACCAGCATCTACGATCACTCCATATTCGAGGCCTTCAGTAAAGTGGTCCAGAAGCTCATCCCCCAGCTCCCCACACTAGAGAACCTGCTGAACATCTTCATATCT AATTCTGGGATTGAGAAGGCCTTCCTGTTTGACGTTGTCAGTAAGATCTACATCGCCACAGACAGCTCTCCCGTGGACATGCAGTCATATGAGCTGTGTTGTGACATGATCGACGTGGTCATAGACGTTTCCTGTATTTATGG CCTCAGAGAAGATGGCAGCGGGAGTGCCTACGACAAAGAGTCCTTAGCCATCATCAAGCTCAACAACACCACAGTACTCTACCTGAAGGAGGTCACCAGGTTCCTGGCCCTAGTCTGCATCCTGAGGGAGGAGAGCTTCGAGAGGAAAG GTTTAATAGACTACAACTTCCACTGTTTCCGCAAAGCCATCCAGGAAGTCTTTGAAGTGGGTAACTCTGTCCAGCGATCAGGTTTTCTGGACGCCAGTCCTCCCATCAGCAGCCTGGCCAGCTTAAAGGCCGGAACGCTCAACGGGACCCCAAGGAATGTTGTTTGA